The Oncorhynchus masou masou isolate Uvic2021 chromosome 6, UVic_Omas_1.1, whole genome shotgun sequence genome has a window encoding:
- the LOC135542403 gene encoding zinc finger protein 239-like yields MSSLNSSPVKEEVCWTEKETLGLNVVVKEEKEEEDITVKQEVEGEAVTVKEEGEDVSVKEEEDEFRVKEEEEEKDDDAVFGVKKEGEITVTLEDEELERGYLINTREKPASHSDSGKSPSGEPDPEMPKPARQHHCSHCEKSFCWLGNLKLHERTHTGEKPFQCSQCGKSFAVLANLKRHERIHTGEKPYHCSQCGMSFNQDGDLKAHKRKHTGEKPFQCSQCGKSFTKIGQLKEHERIHKGEKPFQCSHCGKSFTRIGNLKKHARLHTGEKPFQCSHCGKSFAVLANLKRHERIHTGEKPYHCSHCGMSFTQLWDLQAHERIHTGEKPFQCSQCGKSFTQIGHLKAHERIHTGEKPYQCSQCEKSFTMLTNLKRHERIHRGEKHFLLPV; encoded by the exons ATGAGCTCCCTAAACTCCTCTCCTGTTAAAGaagaggtctgctggacggagaaagaaactCTGGGGCTGAACGTTgtcgtgaaagaggagaaggaagaggaggatatTACAGTTAAAcaagaagtagagggtgaggctgttacagtgaaagaagaaggggaagacgtttcagtgaaagaagaggaagacgagttcagagtgaaagaggaggaagaagagaaagatGATGATGCAGTTTTTGGAGTGAAGAAGGAAGGGGAGATTACAGTCACATTGGAAGATGAAGAGCTGGAGAGGGGAtatctgattaacacca GGGAGAAACCAGCCTCTCACTCTGACAGCGGGAAGAGTCCTTCAGGGGAACCAGACCCAGAGATGCCCAAACCAGCGAGACAACACCACTGCTCCCACTGTGAAAAGAGTTTTTGCTGGTTAGGGAACCTAAAActgcatgagaggacacacacaggagaaaagcctttccaatgctcccagtgtggaaagagttttgctGTGTTAGCTAACCTGAAAAGacacgagagaatacacacaggagaaaagccttatcaCTGTTCTCAATGTGGAATGAGTTTTAATCAGGATGGGGACCTAAAAGCTCATAAGAGgaaacacacaggagaaaagcctttccaatgttcccagtgtggaaagagttttactaaGATAGGGCAATTAAAagaacatgagagaatacacaaaGGAGAAAAGCCATTCCAATGTTCccattgtggaaagagttttactcgGATAGGAAACCTAAAAAAGCATGCTAGactacacacaggagaaaagcctttccaatgctcccactgtggaaagagttttgccGTGTTAGCTAACCTGAAaaggcatgagagaatacacacaggagaaaagccttatcaCTGTTCCCACTGTGGAATGAGTTTTACTCAGTTATGGGACCTTCAAGCTCATGAGaggatacacacaggagaaaagcctttccaatgttcccagtgtggaaagagttttactcagATAGGGCACCTGAAAGCTCATGAGaggatacacacaggagaaaagccttaccaatgttcccagtgtgaaAAGAGTTTTACCATGTTAACTAACCTGAAAAGGCATGAGAGAATACATAGAGGAGAAAAGCATTTTCTGCTCCCAGTGTAA